A DNA window from Daucus carota subsp. sativus chromosome 3, DH1 v3.0, whole genome shotgun sequence contains the following coding sequences:
- the LOC108215401 gene encoding uncharacterized protein LOC108215401 yields the protein MEIAARVYLWGILMMMVVGVKGWTGEINGRVVCDVCGDASIGPEDHVLQGAEVAVLCITKSGEVLNYQAFTNSKGIYTVAETMPESDRWDACLARPISSFHEHCTQLGVATSGVKFSYSHPSGYSHSVRPFVYRPTSIPLYCT from the exons atggagATTGCAGCGAGAGTGTACCTATGGGGAATATTGATGATGATGGTGGTGGGAGTAAAAGGATGGACTGGTGAAATCAATGGGCGGGTTGTATGCGATGTTTGTGGAGATGCTTCTATTGGGCCTGAAGATCATGTTCTACAAG GTGCTGAAGTAGCTGTTCTTTGCATAACAAAATCAGGGGAAGTCCTAAATTATCAAGCGTTCACCAATTCTAAGGGAATATACACTGTTGCAGAAACAATGCCAGAAAGTGATCGTTGGGATGCATGCCTGGCTAGACCTATTAGTAGCTTCCATGAACACTGCACACAGCTAGGAGTTGCTACTTCTGGTGTAAAGTTCAGTTACAGTCATCCCTCAGGTTACTCTCACTCTGTTCGACCTTTTGTATATCGGCCTACCAGCATTCCACTGTATTGCACTTGA
- the LOC108210479 gene encoding uncharacterized protein LOC108210479 isoform X2 — MDEAVHINKFHWMDLCIKCDKGGKLLTCHQNGCPVVVHEDCLGSEAQFDDIGNFYCPYCVYKQATEDFTRAQREVVLAEKVLSKYLDGEGLGTEAFGTVNVTKSSDVGNWRVELEKDCHQMTGRGCIIGDHEADVNKESDVLLNRFGDDGRISDDINRVKSLEKQNELEGGVSRCGDECCSGGGQVDQQNMDRRCQSGDKIQYDAILTDTPSKQHQDAGHLEAHKIMKESVEAVEESEETMDEIQNQEQAHKSGRCQSGDKIQYDAILTDTPSKQHQDAGHFESHKIMKESVEAVEESEETMYEIPNQEQAHKTTEKIMCKESAPQVHTEAKRKVGDTTASTCMDNNTISEKVIGAQPPGVNAPSRSLRKNKSVHIEKGSTRCKPSKVATPPTIFTKLPALKEKRKRLAWKVEEEEMLKDTRHFEAHKIMKESVEAVEESEETMDEIQNQEQAHKTTEKIMCKESAPQVHTEAKRKVGDTTASTCMDANTISEKLNEAETPGVNTPRRSPRNKKSVHIEKGSTPCKPSKVAKPPTIFTKLPTHKEKRKRLAWKVEEEEMLKGSYMWTTDES; from the exons ATGGATGAAGCTGTTCATATCAACAAGTTTCATTGGATGGATTTGTGTATTAAATGTGATAAGGGTGGGAAGTTGTTGACTTGTCACCAGAATGGCTGTCCTGTGGTGGTTCATGAGGATTGTTTGGGTAGTGAAGCTCAATTTGATGATATTGGAAATTTTTATTGCCCGTATTGTGTGTATAAACAGGCTACTGAAGATTTTACTCGAGCGCAGAGAGAGGTGGTTTTGGCGGAGAAAGTTTTGTCTAAGTATTTAGACGGGGAAGGGTTAGGTACGGAGGCTTTTGGGACTGTAAATGTGACTAAGAGCAGTGATGTGGGTAATTGGCgtgttgagttggaaaaagatTGCCACCAAATGACAGGTCGTGGATGTATTATAGGGGATCATGAAGCTGATGTGAATAAAGAGAGTGACGTGTTGCTTAACAGGTTTGGTGATGATGGCCGGATAAGTGATGATATTAATCGGGTTAAGAGCTTGGAGAAGCAAAATGAGTTGGAGGGTGGTGTTAGCAGATGTGGTGATGAATGTTGCAGTGGAGGAGGTCAGGTAGATCAACAGAACATGGACAGAAGATGTCAATCTGGTGATAAAATACAATATGATGCTATCCTGACTGATACACCTTCCAAACAACACCAGGATGCAGGACATTTGGAAGCACACAAAATCATGAAAGAGAGTGTAGAGGCAGTTGAAGAGAGTGAAGAAACGATGGATGAAATACAGAATCAGGAACAAGCGCACAAAAGTGGAAGATGCCAATCTGGTGATAAAATACAATATGATGCTATCCTGACTGATACACCTTCCAAACAACACCAGGATGCAGGACATTTTGAATCACACAAAATCATGAAAGAGAGTGTAGAGGCAGTTGAAGAGAGTGAAGAAACGATGTATGAAATACCGAATCAGGAACAAGCGCACAAAACCACAGAGAAAATCATGTGCAAAGAATCTGCTCCGCAGGTGCATACGGAAGCTAAAAGAAAAGTTGGAGATACTACTGCTTCCACTTGCATGGACAATAATACTATCTCAGAGAAAGTAATTGGAGCACAGCCACCAGGTGTTAATGCCCCTAGCAGATCGCTTAGGAAAAATAAGTCGGTCCATATCGAAAAAGGTAGTACACGCTGCAAGCCTTCGAAAGTTGCAACGCCTCCTACAATATT CACAAAGTTACCAGCTCTTAAAGAGAAGCGCAAACGGTTAGCTTGGAAAGTGGAAGAGGAGGAGATGCTGAAG GATACACGACATTTCGAAGCACACAAAATCATGAAAGAGAGTGTAGAGGCAGTTGAAGAGAGTGAAGAAACGATGGATGAAATACAGAATCAGGAACAAGCGCACAAAACCACAGAAAAAATCATGTGCAAAGAATCTGCTCCGCAGGTGCATACCGAAGCTAAAAGAAAAGTTGGTGATACTACTGCTTCCACTTGCATGGACGCCAATACTATATCAGAGAAACTGAATGAAGCAGAGACACCAGGTGTTAATACCCCTAGAAGATCGCCAAGGAATAAAAAGTCAGTCCATATCGAAAAAGGTAGTACTCCCTGCAAGCCTTCAAAAGTTGCAAAGCCTCCTACAATATT CACAAAGTTACCAACCCATAAAGAGAAGCGCAAACGATTAGCTTGGAAAGTGGAAGAGGAGGAGATGCTGAAG GGGTCCTACATGTGGACAACAGATGAGTCCTAG
- the LOC108210479 gene encoding uncharacterized protein LOC108210479 isoform X1: MDEAVHINKFHWMDLCIKCDKGGKLLTCHQNGCPVVVHEDCLGSEAQFDDIGNFYCPYCVYKQATEDFTRAQREVVLAEKVLSKYLDGEGLGTEAFGTVNVTKSSDVGNWRVELEKDCHQMTGRGCIIGDHEADVNKESDVLLNRFGDDGRISDDINRVKSLEKQNELEGGVSRCGDECCSGGGQVDQQNMDRRCQSGDKIQYDAILTDTPSKQHQDAGHLEAHKIMKESVEAVEESEETMDEIQNQEQAHKSGRCQSGDKIQYDAILTDTPSKQHQDAGHFESHKIMKESVEAVEESEETMYEIPNQEQAHKTTEKIMCKESAPQVHTEAKRKVGDTTASTCMDNNTISEKVIGAQPPGVNAPSRSLRKNKSVHIEKGSTRCKPSKVATPPTIFTKLPALKEKRKRLAWKVEEEEMLKDTRHFEAHKIMKESVEAVEESEETMDEIQNQEQAHKTTEKIMCKESAPQVHTEAKRKVGDTTASTCMDANTISEKLNEAETPGVNTPRRSPRNKKSVHIEKGSTPCKPSKVAKPPTIFTKLPTHKEKRKRLAWKVEEEEMLKKTVQKYSKTVNIKLPWQKILEEGRVVFDETRTPTDLKDKWKNILSKEPRFKIS; this comes from the exons ATGGATGAAGCTGTTCATATCAACAAGTTTCATTGGATGGATTTGTGTATTAAATGTGATAAGGGTGGGAAGTTGTTGACTTGTCACCAGAATGGCTGTCCTGTGGTGGTTCATGAGGATTGTTTGGGTAGTGAAGCTCAATTTGATGATATTGGAAATTTTTATTGCCCGTATTGTGTGTATAAACAGGCTACTGAAGATTTTACTCGAGCGCAGAGAGAGGTGGTTTTGGCGGAGAAAGTTTTGTCTAAGTATTTAGACGGGGAAGGGTTAGGTACGGAGGCTTTTGGGACTGTAAATGTGACTAAGAGCAGTGATGTGGGTAATTGGCgtgttgagttggaaaaagatTGCCACCAAATGACAGGTCGTGGATGTATTATAGGGGATCATGAAGCTGATGTGAATAAAGAGAGTGACGTGTTGCTTAACAGGTTTGGTGATGATGGCCGGATAAGTGATGATATTAATCGGGTTAAGAGCTTGGAGAAGCAAAATGAGTTGGAGGGTGGTGTTAGCAGATGTGGTGATGAATGTTGCAGTGGAGGAGGTCAGGTAGATCAACAGAACATGGACAGAAGATGTCAATCTGGTGATAAAATACAATATGATGCTATCCTGACTGATACACCTTCCAAACAACACCAGGATGCAGGACATTTGGAAGCACACAAAATCATGAAAGAGAGTGTAGAGGCAGTTGAAGAGAGTGAAGAAACGATGGATGAAATACAGAATCAGGAACAAGCGCACAAAAGTGGAAGATGCCAATCTGGTGATAAAATACAATATGATGCTATCCTGACTGATACACCTTCCAAACAACACCAGGATGCAGGACATTTTGAATCACACAAAATCATGAAAGAGAGTGTAGAGGCAGTTGAAGAGAGTGAAGAAACGATGTATGAAATACCGAATCAGGAACAAGCGCACAAAACCACAGAGAAAATCATGTGCAAAGAATCTGCTCCGCAGGTGCATACGGAAGCTAAAAGAAAAGTTGGAGATACTACTGCTTCCACTTGCATGGACAATAATACTATCTCAGAGAAAGTAATTGGAGCACAGCCACCAGGTGTTAATGCCCCTAGCAGATCGCTTAGGAAAAATAAGTCGGTCCATATCGAAAAAGGTAGTACACGCTGCAAGCCTTCGAAAGTTGCAACGCCTCCTACAATATT CACAAAGTTACCAGCTCTTAAAGAGAAGCGCAAACGGTTAGCTTGGAAAGTGGAAGAGGAGGAGATGCTGAAG GATACACGACATTTCGAAGCACACAAAATCATGAAAGAGAGTGTAGAGGCAGTTGAAGAGAGTGAAGAAACGATGGATGAAATACAGAATCAGGAACAAGCGCACAAAACCACAGAAAAAATCATGTGCAAAGAATCTGCTCCGCAGGTGCATACCGAAGCTAAAAGAAAAGTTGGTGATACTACTGCTTCCACTTGCATGGACGCCAATACTATATCAGAGAAACTGAATGAAGCAGAGACACCAGGTGTTAATACCCCTAGAAGATCGCCAAGGAATAAAAAGTCAGTCCATATCGAAAAAGGTAGTACTCCCTGCAAGCCTTCAAAAGTTGCAAAGCCTCCTACAATATT CACAAAGTTACCAACCCATAAAGAGAAGCGCAAACGATTAGCTTGGAAAGTGGAAGAGGAGGAGATGCTGAAG AAAACAGTTCAGAAGTACTCAAAAACGGTGAACATAAAACTTCCTTGGCAGAAGATCTTGGAAGAAGGTCGTGTTGTATTTGATGAGACTCGTACTCCAACTGATCTCAAGGATAAGTGGAAGAACATTTTGTCTAAAGAGCCTCGCtttaaaatatcttaa
- the LOC108210831 gene encoding protein FATTY ACID EXPORT 5, with amino-acid sequence MHDFCFTIPYGMIVGCGGLIGFIRKGSTASLGGGLATGLLLLLAGYLSLNAFHKKKNSFLALILETVCAAALTWVMGQRYAETSKIMPAGMVAGISMVMTLFYLYKLATGGNHFPTKTE; translated from the exons ATGCATGATTTTTGCTTCACAATCCCATATGGGATGATTGTAGGTTGCGGGGGGCTCATTGGTTTCATCAGAAAAGGAAGCACCGCTTCTCTTGGCGGAGGTCTTGCCACCGGCTTGTTGCTTCTCCTGGCCGGTTATCTCAGTCTCAATGCTTTTCATAAGAAGAAAAACTCATTTCTTGCCTTAATTCTCGAGACTG TTTGTGCTGCAGCACTCACGTGGGTCATGGGGCAAAGGTATGCTGAAACATCAAAGATAATGCCAGCTGGTATGGTTGCAGGGATCAG TATGGTCATGACTCTGTTTTATCTCTACAAGCTTGCTACAGGTGGGAACCATTTTCCTACCAAGACTGAGTGA
- the LOC108210479 gene encoding uncharacterized protein LOC108210479 isoform X3 — MDEAVHINKFHWMDLCIKCDKGGKLLTCHQNGCPVVVHEDCLGSEAQFDDIGNFYCPYCVYKQATEDFTRAQREVVLAEKVLSKYLDGEGLGTEAFGTVNVTKSSDVGNWRVELEKDCHQMTGRGCIIGDHEADVNKESDVLLNRFGDDGRISDDINRVKSLEKQNELEGGVSRCGDECCSGGGQVDQQNMDRRCQSGDKIQYDAILTDTPSKQHQDAGHLEAHKIMKESVEAVEESEETMDEIQNQEQAHKSGRCQSGDKIQYDAILTDTPSKQHQDAGHFESHKIMKESVEAVEESEETMYEIPNQEQAHKTTEKIMCKESAPQVHTEAKRKVGDTTASTCMDNNTISEKVIGAQPPGVNAPSRSLRKNKSVHIEKGSTRCKPSKVATPPTIFTKLPALKEKRKRLAWKVEEEEMLKDTRHFEAHKIMKESVEAVEESEETMDEIQNQEQAHKTTEKIMCKESAPQVHTEAKRKVGDTTASTCMDANTISEKLNEAETPGVNTPRRSPRNKKSVHIEKAQSYQPIKRSAND, encoded by the exons ATGGATGAAGCTGTTCATATCAACAAGTTTCATTGGATGGATTTGTGTATTAAATGTGATAAGGGTGGGAAGTTGTTGACTTGTCACCAGAATGGCTGTCCTGTGGTGGTTCATGAGGATTGTTTGGGTAGTGAAGCTCAATTTGATGATATTGGAAATTTTTATTGCCCGTATTGTGTGTATAAACAGGCTACTGAAGATTTTACTCGAGCGCAGAGAGAGGTGGTTTTGGCGGAGAAAGTTTTGTCTAAGTATTTAGACGGGGAAGGGTTAGGTACGGAGGCTTTTGGGACTGTAAATGTGACTAAGAGCAGTGATGTGGGTAATTGGCgtgttgagttggaaaaagatTGCCACCAAATGACAGGTCGTGGATGTATTATAGGGGATCATGAAGCTGATGTGAATAAAGAGAGTGACGTGTTGCTTAACAGGTTTGGTGATGATGGCCGGATAAGTGATGATATTAATCGGGTTAAGAGCTTGGAGAAGCAAAATGAGTTGGAGGGTGGTGTTAGCAGATGTGGTGATGAATGTTGCAGTGGAGGAGGTCAGGTAGATCAACAGAACATGGACAGAAGATGTCAATCTGGTGATAAAATACAATATGATGCTATCCTGACTGATACACCTTCCAAACAACACCAGGATGCAGGACATTTGGAAGCACACAAAATCATGAAAGAGAGTGTAGAGGCAGTTGAAGAGAGTGAAGAAACGATGGATGAAATACAGAATCAGGAACAAGCGCACAAAAGTGGAAGATGCCAATCTGGTGATAAAATACAATATGATGCTATCCTGACTGATACACCTTCCAAACAACACCAGGATGCAGGACATTTTGAATCACACAAAATCATGAAAGAGAGTGTAGAGGCAGTTGAAGAGAGTGAAGAAACGATGTATGAAATACCGAATCAGGAACAAGCGCACAAAACCACAGAGAAAATCATGTGCAAAGAATCTGCTCCGCAGGTGCATACGGAAGCTAAAAGAAAAGTTGGAGATACTACTGCTTCCACTTGCATGGACAATAATACTATCTCAGAGAAAGTAATTGGAGCACAGCCACCAGGTGTTAATGCCCCTAGCAGATCGCTTAGGAAAAATAAGTCGGTCCATATCGAAAAAGGTAGTACACGCTGCAAGCCTTCGAAAGTTGCAACGCCTCCTACAATATT CACAAAGTTACCAGCTCTTAAAGAGAAGCGCAAACGGTTAGCTTGGAAAGTGGAAGAGGAGGAGATGCTGAAG GATACACGACATTTCGAAGCACACAAAATCATGAAAGAGAGTGTAGAGGCAGTTGAAGAGAGTGAAGAAACGATGGATGAAATACAGAATCAGGAACAAGCGCACAAAACCACAGAAAAAATCATGTGCAAAGAATCTGCTCCGCAGGTGCATACCGAAGCTAAAAGAAAAGTTGGTGATACTACTGCTTCCACTTGCATGGACGCCAATACTATATCAGAGAAACTGAATGAAGCAGAGACACCAGGTGTTAATACCCCTAGAAGATCGCCAAGGAATAAAAAGTCAGTCCATATCGAAAAAG CACAAAGTTACCAACCCATAAAGAGAAGCGCAAACGATTAG